A window from Argopecten irradians isolate NY chromosome 3, Ai_NY, whole genome shotgun sequence encodes these proteins:
- the LOC138319675 gene encoding bifunctional glutamate/proline--tRNA ligase-like, with amino-acid sequence MSYSVAVQKDRPALAAFLTAQFLKSRGKKVSTELGKATSLDVGNGDTFTSNFSIARFLARTFPDEGLLGDSVLQKTEVDHWMTFGAGHLSCASEFASALQYLEDRLSLVTFLVGHGLTIADFAVWEALHVNKQWYDMLARNTAPVNVSRYFKFLSDQEAFTSALKVVPKPQPQGNKKSETTVKKDEGKFVDLPGAEIGKVVVRFPPEASGYLHIGHAKAALLNYHYAQLFKGKLIMRFDDTNPAKEDADFEKVILEDVAMLGIKYDIFSHTSDHFDLILKLGEKMIREKKAYCDNTDPETMKKEREERTSSKNRSNSVEKNLEIWEEMKKGSDLGKTYCVRGMIDMQSDNGCMRDPTFFRCKTEPHVKTGTKYKVYPTYDFACPIVDSVEGVTHALRTTEYHDRDCQYFWIIDALGLRKPHIYEYSRLNLQNTVLSKRRLTWFVDQGIVDGWDDPRFPTVRGVLRRGLTVEGLKQFIVAQGSSRSIVMMEWDKIWSVNKKVIDPIVPRYTALLKSDVVPVNAKGASVGCKKVAVHPKNSELGTKDTWYSPLLYIEGADAEMLKQGETVTFINWGNLKITKINRTEGKITSLDADLDLENTDYKKTQKITWLASTDQAPFTPAICVQYDHIITKPILAKDEDFKGYANRDSKKEQVMYGDPCLASLKKGDIIQLQRRGYYICDQPYQPTSPYTGKCSPCVLLNIPDGHQKEMPTAGSKHKQEASAKEKAQSKKGKSAEKSPQDEQAPTVPGGASAADLDNKISAQGEQIRKLKGNKAPKNQIDSEVKILLDLKAQYKSATGKDWKPGAKPSPAPAAAAPQTTGGGADLYDKVAAQGNRVRELKGQKAKKDQIDAEVKILLALKAEYKSATGKDWKPDARPAPAAAPAAAAPQTTGGDADLYDKVAAQGNRVRELKGQKAKKDQIDAEVKILLALKAEYKSATGKDWKPDARPAPAAAPVPTPAAAAPQTTGGDADLYDKVAAQGNRVRELKGQKAKKDQIDAEVKILLALKGEYKSKTGKDWKPDARPAQATPATTGDSDLNNKIAAQGDKVRELKSKKADKMNETAKMLLGSKLR; translated from the exons GTTGACCATTGGATGACGTTTGGCGCCGGTCACCTATCCTGTGCCAGCGAGTTTGCCTCAGCCTTACAGTACCTAGAAGACAGACTGTCTCTTGTTACCTTCCTGGTTGGCCATGGCCTTACAATCGCTGACTTTGCTGTCTGGGAGGCACTGCATG TCAACAAGCAATGGTATGATATGCTGGCTAGGAACACAGCACCAGTGAATGTTTCACGTTACTTTAAGTTTCTGTCTGATCAAGAGGCATTTACATCTGCACTGAAAGTTGTTCCTAAACCTCAACCACAAGGAAACAAAAAATCAGAAACTACT GTGAAAAAGGATGAGGGGAAATTTGTAGATCTGCCAGGAGCTGAGATTGGTAAAGTGGTAGTCCGATTTCCACCTGAGGCCAGTGG ATATCTCCATATTGGTCATGCCAAGGCAGCCCTCCTGAATTACCACTATGCACAGCTGTTTAAGGGCAAACTGATCATGAGGTTTGATGACACAAACCCAGCCAAAGAGGATGCCGACTTTGAGAAG GTGATTCTGGAAGATGTAGCCATGTTGGGAATCAAGTATGACATCTTCAGTCATACTTCTGACCATTTTGACCTCATACTGAAGCTGGGAGAAAAGATGATCCGTGAGAAAAAGGCATACTGTGACAACACAGACCCTGAAACCATGAAAAAAGAGAGAGAAGAGAGGACTAGTTCAAAAAATAGATCTAATA GTGTGGAGAAGAACTTAGAGATATGGGAGGAGATGAAGAAAGGCTCCGATCTTGGGAAGACATACTGTGTGAGAGGGATGATTGACATGCAGTCAGACAATGGTTGTATGAGAGATCCAACCTTCTTCAGGTGTAAAACTGAGCCACATGTCAAAACAGGCACCAAGTACAA GGTCTACCCGACATACGACTTTGCCTGCCCGATCGTTGATAGTGTTGAGGGAGTGACGCATGCTCTGAGGACGACAGAGTACCATGACCGTGACTGTCAGTATTTCTGGATCATTGATGCGTTGG GTCTACGTAAGCCACATATATATGAGTATAGTCGACTCAATCTACAGAATACTGTGCTCTCCAAAAGGAGGCTCACATGGTTTGTGGACCAGGGTATTGTCGATGGATG GGATGATCCCCGATTTCCGACAGTGAGAGGAGTTTTGAGACGTGGTCTTACTGTGGAGGGACTCAAACAGTTCATTGTAGCACAG GGTTCATCACGTTCTATTGTCATGATGGAGTGGGACAAAATCTGGTCTGTTAACAAGAAG GTGATAGATCCAATCGTACCGCGATACACAGCCCTCCTAAAGAGTGATGTGGTGCCAGTCAACGCCAAGGGAGCTAGTGTGGGCTGTAAAAAAGTCGCAGTTCACCCGAAG AATTCAGAGCTGGGAACCAAAGATACCTGGTACTCTCCCTTGCTCTATATAGAGGGCGCTGACGCTGAGATGTTAAAACAGGGGGAAACTGTAACCTTTATCAACTGGGGCAATCTCAAGATAACCAAAATCAATCG AACCGAAGGAAAAATAACTTCACTTGATGCCGACCTTGACCTTGAGAATACA GATTATAAGAAGACTCAGAAGATCACCTGGCTGGCTAGTACTGACCAAGCTCCGTTCACTCCGGCCATCTGTGTCCAGTACGATCATATCATCACCAAACCTATCCTAGCAAAGGATGAGGACTTCAAAGGATATGCAAACAGAGACTCAAAG AAAGAGCAGGTTATGTATGGAGATCCGTGCCTTGCCAGTTTGAAGAAAGGGGACATAATCCAGCTACAGCGTCGTGGATATTACATCTGTGATCAGCCGTACCAGCCAACCAG TCCATACACTGGGAAATGCAGTCCATGTGTGCTTCTAAACATCCCAGATGGTCACCAGAAAGAAATGCCAACAGCGGGCTCTAAACACAAGCAGGAGGCCAGTGCTAAAGAG AAAGCACAAAGCAAAAAAGGAAAGTCAGCTGAAAAATCTCCCCAAGATGAGCAAGCCCCAACTGTTCCAGGAGGGGCCTCGGCCGCTGATCTGGACAATAAGATTTCTGCCCAGGGTGAACAGATTAGGAAGCTGAAGGGCAATAAAGCTCCAAAG AACCAGATCGACTCGGAGGTGAAGATCCTTTTGGACTTAAAGGCTCAGTATAAATCTGCTACTGGTAAGGACTGGAAACCAGGAGCCAAACCATCCCCGGCCCCAGCTGCTGCTGCTCCCCAAACCACTGGAGGGGGCGCCGACCTTTATGACAAGGTCGCAGCCCAGGGCAACAGGGTTAGGGAACTCAAGGGACAGAAAGCAAAAAAA GACCAGATCGATGCTGAAGTGAAAATCTTATTGGCGTTGAAGGCAGAGTATAAATCAGCTACTGGTAAAGACTGGAAACCAGATGCCAGACCGGCCCCAGCTGCTGCCCCAGCTGCTGCTGCTCCCCAAACCACTGGAGGAGACGCTGACCTTTATGACAAGGTCGCAGCCCAGGGCAACAGAGTCAGGGAACTCAAGGGACAGAAAGCAAAAAAA GACCAGATCGATGCTGAAGTGAAGATCTTATTGGCGTTGAAGGCTGAGTATAAATCAGCTACTGGTAAAGATTGGAAACCAGACGCCAGACCGGCCCCAGCTGCTGCCCCAGTCCCTACTCCGGCTGCTGCTGCTCCCCAAACCACTGGAGGAGACGCTGACCTTTATGACAAGGTCGCAGCCCAGGGCAACAGGGTTAGGGAACTCAAGGGACAGAAAGCAAAAAAa gACCAGATAGACGCTGAGGTGAAGATCCTATTAGCGTTAAAAGGAGAGTACAAATCTAAAACTGGTAAAGACTGGAAACCTGATGCTAGACCAGCTCAGGCAACCCCAGCAACAACTGGAGATTCTGACCTCAATAATAAGATCGCTGCGCAAGGAGACAAAGTCCGAGAACTAAAGAGCAAGAAAGCTGACAAA ATGAATGAGACTGCGAAGATGTTATTAGGATCTAAATTAAGGTAA